Proteins found in one Neomonachus schauinslandi chromosome 1, ASM220157v2, whole genome shotgun sequence genomic segment:
- the CCK gene encoding cholecystokinin — protein sequence MNGGVCLCVLLAVLAAGALAQPVPAADPVGPGAQQEEEEAPRRQLRAVQKVDGESRAHLGALLARYIQQARKAPSGRMSVIKNLQSLDPSHRISDRDYMGWMDFGRRSAEEYEYPS from the exons ATGAACGGCGGCGTGTGCCTGTGCGTGCTGCTGGCGGTCCTGGCGGCCGGCGCCCTGGCGCAGCCGGTCCCTGCGGCGGACCCGGTGGGCCCAGGGgcgcagcaggaggaggaggaggcgccCCGGAGGCAGCTGAGGGCAGTGCAGAAGGTGGACGGCGAGTCCCGAGCGCACCTGGGCGCGCTGCTGGCCAGGTACATCCAGCAGGCCCGGAAAG CTCCTTCTGGCCGAATGTCCGTCATTAAGAACCTGCAAAGCCTGGACCCCAGTCACAGGATAAGCGACCGGGACTACATGGGCTGGATGGATTTTGGCCGGCGCAGTGCTGAGGAGTATGAGTACCCTTCCTAA